TAAATGAAaggtggttgttttttggttttttttttttaagtggctAGATCTTAACATTGAATAAAACATGTAATAGGTGAGTATTGTGTGTTCCCATGTGTATAAGTTGGTGCTTGGAATTCTTGAAAGAAATAAGTTGGCTATTGAAAAGTATGTTTTGGATATGCCTATCTAGTTGtaacaattaaaatattcattgGTGTAATTTTAGGGTTCTGCTGTttgctgggaggaaaaggaaaaaagaacctGTTTACTGATCAGTTTTAGCTGATGTACTTTCCATGTAGGGCACTGTCTGAGCACCTCCATTCCCATTCCTCCATTGCCTCCCTCCACTGCAGCAATCCTGCCAAGCCAAGCCTAAAAACACTGCAATTTGTTCTTGATCAGCCCTGATGTAGTTCACTGTGCAGCTTTTGTGATGGCTAAAGGGAGCGGGAAAGGGGCAGATGGCATAAATTGGTATAGCCACAGAAGGGAACAAAGCAGAACCATAACAGCTAAGTTTTTAGTGGAAGGATTTGGGGATTTAGTACAGTGTCCACTTGTGGGCATCTCTCAAAGGGGACAGTGAACAAAGTGTCAATAACCTTGACAAGAATAATTGTTCAGAAAAGTAGGGATGGTGAAGGAGATGGAAATAGCAGGGTGTagggatttttgtgttttggttttttgtttgttttagtgtttttttccttccactcaGACTTCTCTCTACATATGCAACAAGAATTTCAGTCCTCAGAAAGCTTAATAGAGAAGGTGGTGATGgttattctgaagaaaaaacgcaacaaaccaattttttttttttcagcgaAGATGAATTAAGTTTACTGTTAAGAAACTACTTCCAAACTGATCAAATGGAGAGCTACTGGATAGGGTATTGGAGGAGGTCaaccctttttaatttttcttaaggTTTGACTGATACCTGGTGGTAATAGTGTAAGTGTACTTGCTTGTGTGCTTTGATGCAGCACAATTAAATCTCTTAAACCCTTTTTGTGTCAGCTAGTATTTTGTCTTTACCTTCTGCTGATCAGAGTAATTTCAGATTTGGTGGGCTTATAGTTCCACTAACCATGAAACTGATTAACACAATACTCACATATTGTAACTGATGCTCTAAGACACATAAGGAAAATTCAAAAAGACTGCTGAGTAATATCTTTTAATAGTTCTTCTGTCTTCAGTGTCAGGCTTCTCTACAAGCTGGTGTCATGTGCAGAGCTTAAAGGTCAGTTTAGATCTATCAGAGGAAGACCAGTTGTCAGACTCTTCTAGTGTGGAACTAATTAAAACTCTCAAACCAGTAGCTTAAAAGTTACTTCTTAATCACACTTAACATCAGGCATGTGGATTTATGTAATCACGGGTAACATACTTATATAGATGTGCCTTCATGCGATGTTTCTCTGCCACTGAATTTCTATCAAGTTTCATCTCTATTTAGTAAGGAAATACAGATTCATAGGAACAAGATTGATTGGATCATGTTATGGCAGAGCAAGAGCCTGAGCAGCATCAAGTCTCAGCCTAGTTTCATCTCGGTTATAAGGTGATGTTTTATTGATGGCAAGAAACTGTGTGAACATAGGTGACTTCCCAGACTGGGATAAAGTTGGGAAGGGCAGGTAgtattttctgctctgctttccttcaggCCTGTTCAAAGCAGTGGTTGTACCAGAGCATCAGCTTTGTGGTAGCATCAGCCCTGTGGTAGCTGGAAAGTAAGGCACAGGGAGAGCTGTCTTCTGCATACCAAGAAACAAGTTTATCCTTAGTACTTGCCTCTGCTGGCTGTCTCACTGCTCCATCAAGCACGTGGTTTATGAGGAGCCTGGCAAAAGCAAATGTGGATCAGACTTGACAGGAGTTTCCTTTGCCTGATTTCTACCCAGGAAACTCTTGGGTAAAAGGCTAGAGTGGTTTGCTGAGGTACTAATCACTGTAGTAGCTTGTTATTTTCAGTTTGCCCTTGGATGCCTTAGGAATCTTACCCTTGGGGTAGGGACAAAGGGTGGTTTTAATCTGTAATTAGTAAATTTGTAGTTTATCAGCACTTCCTGAAGTACAACTCTTCCCTGCATGAGTTTCAGGTGGGTAGGTCACTTGCTCTTTCTCAGGAGAAGCTGCAAACTTTGTGACTTGTCCCCTGTGCTGATCTGCTTGTGTACGCTGCCTGATCATGGTTGATGCAGATGTGGTTCaagcaggcagagggagagaCTGAGGGTCCTGCAAAAAGAAGGCCGCAGCAAGCATGTGATGGGCCACCAGCCATGAcgtgctccctgctcctggctgcagagTGTGCCATGAAAGCATTGGTGGGCAGTGCAAGCTTTGGCCCCTACAAAATGTTTCTAATAGGTAGATTCATGGCTTTGGCCCATGATTTAGGGCTTACTAACTGAATAAAAGAGCAATACTAAGCTTTGGGTATGGTGTTTTCCTATGTTAGTATCAATtatattgttttgtttgctgtgttAACACTAACATGGGTCTCCAAGCTATTCTATTAAGTTACTTTTTCTGTCACTATTAGAATCTGGAATGATTAATGGTACTTTCTTTTGCCATCCAGAGAGTAGGTGTAGGAGGATATAAGGAGACACATGAGCATTAAACCAGGATGCAGTAACCTTACTAGAGGAGAAGCCTCCTAGTCTGTTGCCAGCACCTCTCGAGTGCAGTGCTGTAGGTGCTGTCTGTGTGATAAAGATAGCTGTCAGCTGGATGGAAcatttttgctttagaaaaaaaaaaagaccaattGGTTGCTAAAAATTCTTAGGTGTTAATACTTACTTAAATCTATCCCAAGTCAGTGCCTCTGAGCCAGCAGGTTCCATTAGACTTTTTAAGGAATTGTGGGGGAATTGCTTGGGGGACAGGGAAGATTCAACTGTTGTTGAATCAATCCTGTTCtaactacaatttttttttctgattttaggATACTTGTGAAAGATGGTGGATCGCTTGGCAAACAGTGAGGCAAATACTAGAAGAATAAGTATAGTGGAAAACTGCTTTGGAGCAGCTGGTCAACCTTTGACTATCCCTGGGCGTGTTCTGATCGGAGAAGGAGTACTAACGAAGCTGTGTAGGAAGAAACCCAAAGCAAGGCAGTTCTTCCTGTTCAATGACATTCTTGTTTATGGTAACATTGTCAtccagaagaagaaatataatAAACAGCACATCATCCCTCTGGAAAATGTCACTATTGATTCCATCCAGGATGAAGGAGACTTACGGAATGGGTGGCTTATCAAGACACCGACGAAGTCTTTTGCGGTTTACGCTGCCACTGCTACAGAGAAGTCTGAGTGGATGAACCACATAAACAAGTGTGTTTCTGATTTGCTTTCCAAAAGCGGGAAGACTCCTAGCAATGAGCACGCAGCTGTCTGGGTACCAGACTCAGAAGCCACTGTGTGCATGCGctgtcagaaagcaaaatttacCCCCGTCAACCGTCGGCATCACTGCCGCAAGTGCGGCTTCGTGGTGTGCGGGCCCTGCTCTGAAAAGAGGTTTCTCCTCCCGAGCCAATCTTCTAAGCCTGTGCGGATTTGCGACTTCTGCTATGATCTTCTTTCTACTGGGGAGATGACTGCTTGCCAGTCTGCTAGATCAGACTCCTACAGCCAGTCACCCAAATCATCTTTAAATGATGTatctgatgatgatgatgatgaagacaGTAGTGATTAAGCACCAAGTGTTTTTTCCCATGTGTCGCAGTTTGTGTTTCGAACGATAACGGAGCTGCTTTTGGGGAAGTCTGTAGTGAGGTTCCTCAGAAAAATTGTGTTCTAGCCATAAAAATATGCCTGAATATCTTCGATTGTGATGTGCCTCAGTCTATGAATTCTCTAGACAATAGTGTTTTTCACTCCTCTGCAGGGATAGACCATTGCGAACGTTATCCGAGTATTTTCCAACTTCTTATACTTGAGTTGTGTCAAGGTTAGACTTCTGTTGAAGACTGGAGAATAAGATGTACTTTCTTAATTTAACAACCCATACTTCCTGATGTTTCATATTGCTAAgttctgtgtgggttttttccagatACGGGGAGGAATACTCTAAGCATGCATGGAACAATGATGTTTTGGTTAATCCTTTAGACTATCTTGTTTTTCTAATCATGGTTTATAATAAGTTGAAATGTGACACAACTTACAAACTCAAGTGTCACAAAACTTGGAAATTGTCCTGTTTTGCTCTTATTTATGACTTCCTATGCCAAGCAGTGCCTTTTACCAATTGTGCTGattcaggaagaagaaaaccctTTTCTATGTTGTCTGTATTTGCCTGATGCTGGTATCTGAGAGACTGTTGGTGCTATTGAAAAAAACTGCTGTGTTCAAAGTGGAGCTTTGACAAGGTCATAACTGTACCCCAGGGTGGGTGACAGAAATTCAGATCACATGTCCTCACCTGTGCAGAGAGACCCAAAGACTCCGCAGATTCCCCCAGGCTTCAGCGGGGTTCTCACTGGAGAAGTTGCATTGCGGGTCAGGATCTTGAGATGAGAAGCTTAGTTTTCCTTTGAGAGGCTTTCTAAGGTTTAAATTTTGGCAAATGCATACTGAAATTCTGGTTGGGTGATATAGCATTTGGATGTAATAACCTATATGTTTTTGCAAATAGTTCCCCAAAATGGCACTAAATTGTTTCTTAAAACATTGGTAAGAGGGTCgggttggggtttttatttctcCCCAGGAGTTTTATTGGCTTGTCTAAAAATAACTGCATATTTTGAACAAAAAGCCTGCAAGTTTCCTTAGAAAACTGGCTTTCCTTTTTACACAGCTAACCTCAGGATAAATGTGAGATGCaagttatttcattttaaatgtgtACCCAGGACCAAGAAAGATGTATTTAAGAACTAGAATGAAATTGTTGGTGCAGAAAATGTCTCTACCATAGCATTCATTTTTAATACGTCCTTGAATACTGAAATGGCATGTCCCCATATAAATGTAAAAGTCAGACTTGCAAAGACATGTTTAAACCCCAAATACTATGTTTCTATATTTTTGTAATGGTAGTGTAAATTTTGAAGCAGGAAAACATCTTTGGAATAGTTGTATGAACACAGTAGCAACTGACTTTATAAAAAAGTTAAACTTTTGTATCTCTAAGCAACAATTTCTGCACTGTTTGCCTTGGTTGGCAATAATTTGGTTATATATTTATTGAATAAACAATCAATGCTGCATATTGCACTAGTCTCCCATTCTGTACACTGTAAATGTCAGTCAATGTTTTTACAATAATTAGCAAAGCACTTCAAAGCCATCTATGAGATTTCTGGTAGCTAAAGATGCACTTAGCATCTTTAGGGGAGCACTCTCCATTAAAAGTCTGCAAGACATTGCTTCAGGTGAAAATTGCATCAATATTTTTAGCTTGGGCAATTTCTAAAGGTAAGggctttttaaaagcactgaagaGTATTtgatgtattttgaaataaacataaaaaggggaaaatgctTTCTGATAGAGAGCATAAACCAGGAAGATGCTGTAAAATTGCCAGATAAGCAATAAACAATTGTATATAATGAAAGTGTAGCTGAAATAAGTAGTTACATACACTTATTCCCTGAAAGATGGTGGGAATGGTGACCTGCAGCAGGGGAAAATAGACTGTTCTGAGAGGGCACTTTCAGTTAGTAGTGCTTCCTTTTTGTACctctcttaaatatttatatttcaggAATGGAGACTTGtcagtttcagtttttctaCAGACTTAAAGTACAAACCTCCCTTGTACATATCTTCTAGTGACTAACAGTAACTTTCTTCCTGCTGTAATTGTTTCCTCTTTCCTAAGCTGTTAAATATTAATGTCTTGTTAAAGACTCTCTCCTTGTATTCTTTTCCCTGCGTTTCTGTATGTTGTGCTTACTTTTCAGCACTTTTTAGGGGGTGGGAAGAGGGCAAAGAGTTAGATCACATCCTATATTTTGCAGAATGTTTCTTGTACCTTC
This DNA window, taken from Calypte anna isolate BGI_N300 chromosome 2, bCalAnn1_v1.p, whole genome shotgun sequence, encodes the following:
- the PLEKHF2 gene encoding pleckstrin homology domain-containing family F member 2, whose amino-acid sequence is MVDRLANSEANTRRISIVENCFGAAGQPLTIPGRVLIGEGVLTKLCRKKPKARQFFLFNDILVYGNIVIQKKKYNKQHIIPLENVTIDSIQDEGDLRNGWLIKTPTKSFAVYAATATEKSEWMNHINKCVSDLLSKSGKTPSNEHAAVWVPDSEATVCMRCQKAKFTPVNRRHHCRKCGFVVCGPCSEKRFLLPSQSSKPVRICDFCYDLLSTGEMTACQSARSDSYSQSPKSSLNDVSDDDDDEDSSD